From one Magnolia sinica isolate HGM2019 chromosome 18, MsV1, whole genome shotgun sequence genomic stretch:
- the LOC131232856 gene encoding uncharacterized protein LOC131232856 — protein sequence MPSKTICCGEKAVVVSLYVEGPRKGSSETDKHHHYHRIRKRPTHHKLDGGPNRRANLLLYSQHLRETATVQSATPSPPHPASNDPQPISKIIPAGSKHKNSRTPTCLGDLRALIPRFIRSLAGLSSKKEKKKEHSRSTPNKMNTVIKSLDVKKKLGFVTKLLKTLRKRRFS from the exons ATGCCCTccaag ACAATATGCTGTGGAGAAAAAGCAGTGGTGGTGAGTCTCTACGTGGAGGGGCCAAGGAAGGGATCATCAGAAACTGATAAACATCACCATTATCACCGCATTAGAAAAAGGCCCACACATCAcaaacttgatggtgggcccaacaggaGAGCCAATCTCCTTCTCTACTCTCAACACCTAAGAGAAACCGCTACCGTCCAATCAGCTACACCATCTCCACCTCATCCCGCATCCAACGATCCACAGCCTATAAGTAAG ATTATCCCGGCTGGATCTAAGCATAAAAATTCAAGAACTCCCACTTGCCTCGGTGACTTGAGGGCGTTGATTCCACGGTTTATAAGATCGTTGGCGGGCCTCAGCagtaaaaaagagaagaagaaggagcatAGCAGATCCACACCCAATAAGATGAACACGGTTATTAAAAGTCTTGAT GTGAAAAAGAAGTTGGGATTCGTTACAAAGCTTCTAAAAACATTACGAAAGCGAAGATTCAGTTAG